GAATGAACTGCTGCGCTGGGAACGTAGCTTGAAGGCCCCAGTTTCGTTGGCGCAGGGAGAAATTGCTGAGGAAGAAGATCCTCTTTTTGGCTTTGCATGGGAACGAGAAATTGAAGATACTGAACCCTTGCCTGGCATCATCATCCGACGGATCTACTACCGCTTGAAATGGAATGAGGCAGGATCCGAATATAGCTACGATGCCGAACTCTACGTCAAACCTACCGATCCAAGATAAATCATTTTTTCGAAAAATCAGCGGATTTTCCTTATTGGAAGTGCTGGTTTCTATG
The nucleotide sequence above comes from SAR324 cluster bacterium. Encoded proteins:
- a CDS encoding prepilin-type N-terminal cleavage/methylation domain-containing protein, which codes for MKLPRGFTVLEVLVAMSILVVTLIAIYQSFSTSLFILNSTQNLWRAITGSQNELLRWERSLKAPVSLAQGEIAEEEDPLFGFAWEREIEDTEPLPGIIIRRIYYRLKWNEAGSEYSYDAELYVKPTDPR